A single region of the Nicotiana tomentosiformis unplaced genomic scaffold, ASM39032v3 Un00125, whole genome shotgun sequence genome encodes:
- the LOC138903905 gene encoding uncharacterized protein — MDWLSPYHAILDCHAKTVTLAFPEFPRLEWKGSSGSASNQVISFMKAQQMVEKGCLAYLAYVRDTTAETPTIDLVPVVREFSDVFPSDLPGMPPDRDIDFCFDFAPDTQPISIPPYRMDLKEFKELKEQLEELLAKGFVRPHQDGSIEALYGRRYRSPIGWFDPGEANLYGTDLVKDALEK; from the exons atggactggttatctccatatcatgccatcctagattgccatgccaagactgttaccttggcttttccagaatttcctaggttggagtggaagggttcgtctggtAGTGCATCTAATCAGGtaatttcttttatgaaggctcaacaaatggttgagaagggttgtttggcttatctagcctatgttcgggatactactgcagagactccaacTATTGACTTAGTGCCTGTAGTtcgagagttctccgatgtatttccttcagaccttccaggcatgccacccgatcgtgatattgatttttgttttgactttgctccagatacccagcctatatctatcccaccgtatcgcatggatCTGAAAGAAtttaaagaattgaaagaacaacttgaggagttactagccaaagggttcgtcagaccg catcaagatggctccattgaggctttatatggtcggcgatatcgatcgcccatcggatggtttgatccCGGTGAGGCTaatttatatggtactgatttggtgaaagatgccttggaaaag